A DNA window from Naumovozyma dairenensis CBS 421 chromosome 7, complete genome contains the following coding sequences:
- the THI20 gene encoding trifunctional hydroxymethylpyrimidine kinase/phosphomethylpyrimidine kinase/thiaminase (similar to Saccharomyces cerevisiae THI20 (YOL055C); ancestral locus Anc_3.174), translated as MTAFQTIQINTPPPYLSLSKDEHLPTILTIAGSDSSGGAGIEADLKTISAHRCYGMTCMTALTIQTPVKVFGIHLTPKDVLKQIIDVNLRDMRCNVIKTGMLTLDAIDVLAEKLNSMDPKEKPLLVVDPVLVATSGSTLAGDELVQLIKEKITPLANVLTPNIPECFKLIGENVKIESLDDVRQLAERVSDVTKCSNVLVKGGHIPWDKNGSEKYITDVLLMRDEQKFVVFKGHFVDTTNTHGTGCTLASAIASNLARGYSLCQSVYGGIEYVQNAVTIGCQVTKSHVKENGPINHVYAVEIPMEKMITDDCFTAHDIVPTISNDTELLSKKIGNDFFTYLINHPFVKPHWQSYINHEFVKKIADGSLDRRKFQFFVEQDYSYLIDYARVHCVAGSKAPTLEDMEKELEIVGGVKQEMDHHEKRLREDFGVKDDEYFANITRGPALKAYSRYFNDISRRGNWQELVAALTPCLMGYGYALYTFEKQITVTNESMPLYHGWLEVYSSAWYREAMAKGKVLLNNISMTYPQEQLDTLVTIFGEVCELETKFWDAALEY; from the coding sequence atgaCTGCTTTCCAAACCATTCAAATCAATACCCCTCCACCTTActtatctttatcaaagGATGAACATTTACCAACAATTTTAACCATCGCAGGATCAGATTCTAGTGGTGGTGCCGGTATCGAAGCTGATTTAAAGACCATCTCAGCTCATAGATGTTACGGTATGACATGTATGACTGCTTTAACTATTCAAACTCCTGTAAAAGTATTTGGAATCCATTTGACTCCAAAAGATGTGCTTAAACAAATCATTGATGTTAATTTAAGAGATATGAGATGTAATGTTATCAAGACTGGGATGTTAACTTTAGATGCTATCGATGTATTAGCTGAGAAATTGAATAGTATGGACCCAAAGGAAAAACCATTATTAGTGGTTGATCCTGTGCTCGTTGCGACTTCGGGATCCACTCTTGCTGGTGATGAATTGGttcaattgattaaagaaaaaattactcCATTGGCAAATGTTTTGACTCCAAATATTCCAGAATGTTTCAAATTGATCGGTGAAAACGTTAAGATTGAATCATTAGATGATGTTCGTCAATTGGCAGAACGTGTTTCTGACGTGACTAAATGTTCCAATGTTTTGGTGAAAGGTGGTCATATTCCATGGGATAAAAATGgatctgaaaaatatattactgATGTTTTATTAATGAGAGATGAACAAAAATTTGTTGTGTTTAAAGGTCATTTTGTTGATACTACCAATACTCATGGTACAGGATGTACATTAGCTTCTGCTATTGCATCTAACCTTGCCCGCGGGTATTCACTTTGTCAATCCGTTTATGGTGGTATTGAATATGTTCAAAATGCTGTCACAATTGGTTGCCAAGTTACCAAGAGTCATGTTAAAGAGAATGGTCCAATTAATCATGTTTATGCTGTTGAGATTCCAATGGAAAAAATGATTACAGATGATTGTTTTACTGCGCATGATATCGTACCAACTATATCTAATGATACTGAATTATTGTCCAAAAAGATTGGTAATGATTTCTTCACATACTTAATCAACCATCCATTTGTGAAACCGCATTGGCAGAGTTATATTAATCATGAATTTGTTAAGAAGATTGCAGATGGTTCATTAGATCGTCGcaaattccaatttttcGTTGAACAAGattattcatatttaattgattatgCAAGAGTTCATTGCGTAGCTGGTAGTAAAGCACCCACTTTGGAAGATATGGAAAAGGAATTAGAAATTGTTGGTGGTGTCAAACAAGAAATGGATCATCatgaaaaaagattaaGAGAAGATTTCGGTGTGAAGGATGATGAGTATTTCGCTAATATTACCAGAGGACCAGCCTTGAAAGCCTATTCGagatattttaatgatatttcaaGGAGAGGGAACTGGCAAGAATTGGTTGCCGCTTTGACTCCCTGTTTGATGGGGTACGGGTATGCATTATAtacatttgaaaaacaaatCACTGTGACGAACGAATCAATGCCATTGTATCATGGATGGTTAGAAGTGTATTCTTCTGCATGGTATCGTGAAGCTATGGCTAAAGGTAAagtattattgaataatatttcaatgaCCTACCCACAAGAACAATTAGATACATTAGTGACAATCTTTGGTGAAGTTTGTGAACTAGAAACCAAGTTTTGGGATGCTGCATTAGAGTAttaa
- the NDAI0G03000 gene encoding uncharacterized protein (similar to Saccharomyces cerevisiae RPN4 (YDL020C); ancestral locus Anc_3.173), with product MKMISTDLTMRVFAESIEDELNYVQSARSNYYNNGFPFGFNPQQFLKFGSQSSPVASSSSSFQPLKQINSNEYIVPYRRHNTHDIGQDPKYPRICTNNKSYSAPRTSSLSSSSNKLPNGYSTYGRCRSSSSSSTSSSISSYGQTSKAKNYGLFNKYADPSVMATSASEKMKPSTTSNNNSILDDSTYDDTYNVDLLASNSRFELTSLVEESSAISTNHNQSCTNLNLNSAPPFFDITIANEDNDDLNFGYDMEFLYSSQTDEDILSLEENEKLLMDLPLQNSNMAALNSHDTKLLFKGEFPNDDYDFVEEDDNKEVNRKDYEYDESFSDDYIDYQKSASSASSIFASPFDDSSIVTKPAIKKNNNLSSKKVATNKLSKSKSSNKENKEHLSKTTDNNKSLSNKKKSEVSIPNCQYSNEIYMCSIINSKTKELCGAKFSRTYDLTRHQNTIHAKERTVFRCLQCIKLFGGVGQEKTFSRLDALSRHLKTKHIDLTDFQRKEVTKYAKEHITYITA from the coding sequence atgaaaatgatatcaaCTGACCTGACTATGCGAGTGTTTGCAGAATCAATTGAAGACGAATTGAACTATGTGCAGTCTGCAAGAAGCAACTATTACAATAATGGATTCCCATTTGGCTTCAATCCTCAACAATTTTTGAAGTTTGGTTCTCAGTCTTCTCCAGTTGCATCTTCGAGTAGTTCATTCCAACCATTAAAACAAATCAACTCAAATGAATACATAGTACCTTATCGTCGACATAATACTCATGATATTGGTCAAGATCCAAAATATCCTAGAATATGCACAAACAATAAGTCGTATTCGGCACCAAgaacatcatcattatcatcatcatcaaataagCTACCTAATGGGTATTCCACGTATGGGAGGTGCAgatcttcttcctcttcttcaacatcatcatcaatatcatcatatGGACAAACATCTAAAGCGAAAAACTATGGcttattcaataaatatgcCGATCCTTCAGTAATGGCAACCTCAGCTTCTGAAAAGATGAAACCATCTACTACTTCTAACAACAATAGCATATTGGACGATTCTACTTATGATGATACTTATAATGTAGATCTTCTCGCTTCAAACTCACGATTTGAATTGACTTCGTTAGTTGAAGAAAGCTCGGCCATATCAACGAATCATAATCAATCGTGCacaaatttgaatttgaattctgCCCCACCATTTTTCGATATTACGATTgcaaatgaagataatgatgatttgaatttcgGTTATGATATGGAGTTTTTATATTCATCTCAGactgatgaagatattttatctttagaagaaaatgaaaagttATTAATGGATTTACCCTTACAAAACTCAAATATGGCGGCACTAAATAGCCATGATACTAAATTATTGTTTAAAGGAGAATTTCCGaatgatgattatgattTCGTTGAAGAggatgataataaagaagtTAACAGAAAGGATtatgaatatgatgaatCCTTTAGTGATGATTATATAGATTATCAAAAATCAGCTTCATCAGCTTCATCTATCTTTGCATCCCCATTTGATGATAGCTCAATTGTTACAAAGCCAGcaataaagaagaataacAACTTGTCCTCAAAAAAGGTGGCCACCAATAAACTATCGAAATCAAAATCCTCAAACAAGGAAAACAAAGAACATTTATCAAAAACtactgataataataaaagcTTAAGtaataagaagaaatctGAAGTCTCGATACCAAACTGTCAATATTCAAACGAAATCTATATGTGTTCAATCATTAATTCCAAGACAAAAGAATTATGTGGTGCAAAATTCTCGAGAACATATGATCTAACAAGGCATCAAAATACAATTCATGCTAAAGAAAGAACTGTATTTCGCTGTTTACAAtgtattaaattatttggaGGCGTGGGTCAAGAAAAGACATTCTCGAGGTTGGATGCCTTATCAAGGCACTTGAAAACTAAACATATTGATTTAACTGATTTTCAAAGGAAAGAAGTTACAAAATATGCCAAAGAACATATCACTTATATTACTGCTTGA
- the NDAI0G03020 gene encoding uncharacterized protein (similar to Saccharomyces cerevisiae OSH2 (YDL019C) and SWH1 (YAR042W); ancestral locus Anc_3.175) produces MMVTGNTETFRRGNTNGQQRGNHPRRRLRVKSSAIYKVIDLQTSYTYIHTYIHRRAYSYIYIYIYSVISLSQQQQYVTNIILLLYPDTVDYQYTINILSSVSAVCPNSLPNNNRNTQTSNDDGIGNGASALVDPPVQNDNVSTISSSTSSSSSSSSSTTTSHSAAAAAAVNQDVTLKSHSITRSKPLLKLKLLNILRQGDLQLLTTLLTSSQFTPLNDPNVHEVTKLILNYAVQLAPTQLVKDIINNFINPQPSENPLIILDINQRDKNGNTPLHLAAYQSRNEIVTILMDHPKINDCLLNNMHLQPIEMCKNLNTAQLIQFKRSNYVAEIAQEFRLAFNNRDFNHLETILNNDRNAQLLDINGMDPETGDTVLHEFVKKRDVIMCRWLLEHGADPFKRDVKGKLPINLIPKINENEQASNTKMAIDIELKKLLEKAIREQSVIDITNGIAPSPLNTATTTSRDDNLGTTTTTTTTTTTNKNDANNNINARLHEPPTFKGYLKKWTNFAQGYKLRWFILSEDGRLSYYIDQSDTKNACRGSLNLSSCNLHLDSSEKLKFEIIGGTNGSIRWHLKGNHPIETSRWVWTIQGAIRFAKDREIIMNKKLNNNPNMITNSTIHSLQQNSQIIRQSSATVANHNNTTGDPMKTRKRKSTMTSSSTTTTTNSATKPSLLNENTNDNEPTVENSTNLQENLNDNESHHNEQEEEDEQEEDEEDDDDEDEDDDDDDDDDDFHANHTNNNDEEDVTINYGPYSTKVHMLQRSITIELNSLTDLLNDDENPTTTTTTTTTTTITDHDNDMWDTMNHSIDTITKCFNKLNDITSKRDKKLLNMLDKQKDVNNVWIQSMKDLEMELIDKDKRLVSLDKERKHLKKMLQKKLLEIDTTTNDLTTTTGTTTRSSSNFNQQLSETQTTDNKYTKMMNSTESNAQGNMESPTDTLEEIAKFINATKDSDEDSDIDEFFDAEDVVESDSEQEQEQVQEQDSTNTTPQPKIEQSIEEQETIVAEKTNEPIKIFNTTVTTTTTTTTTALTPTIETVQSYVGPNIKIVTEIQELNKKKLIEEGTFLGYEDGLRKKLSLDKDERPKVSLWSVLKSMVGKDMTKMTLPVTFNEPTSLLQRVSEDLEYSQLLDQAASFNDSTLRLLYVAAFSASIYSSTTNRIAKPFNPLLGETFEYTNPNASYRFFTEQVSHHPPISATWTESPKWDFYGESRVEMKFNGRSFGVKHLGLWYIKMRPDNNMNEEEEEEEIYTFKKPDNSVIGILVGNPQLDNHGEVKIKNHKTGDYCILNFKARGWTSAGAYEVKGDIYNKNNEKIWVLGGHWNDAIYAKKITNKNTSDLKLDNNNNINNLHPNTNLSTNNNSSSRDNGPRYDGTKFMIWKTNERIESPFNLTPFAITLNAPQPHLIPYLAPTDSRLRPDQRAMEDGKYDIAAEERNRLEEKQRAVRKEREKTGKKYQPQWFVKDVHPVTNEPYWRYNGEYWKLRKQHNFESCPDIF; encoded by the coding sequence ATGATGGTAACAGGGAACACAGAAACATTCCGGCGAGGGAACACCAATGGGCAACAAAGGGGAAACCATCCGCGGCGCAGACTACGAGTCAAAAGCAGTGCAATCTACAAGGTGATCGATCTCCAGACATCgtatacatacatacatacatacatacatagGAGGGCttattcatatatatatatatatatatatagtgtGATCAGCCTgtcacaacaacaacaatacgTTACAAACATCATACTACTACTATATCCCGATACAGTAGACTATCAATATACTATCAATATACTATCAAGTGTCTCTGCTGTGTGTCCAAATAGCCTACCgaacaacaacagaaaTACACAAACGAGTAACGACGACGGCATCGGCAACGGTGCTTCTGCTTTAGTTGATCCACCGGTACAAAATGACAACGTCTCAACTATCtcttcatcaacatcatcttcatcttcatcttcatcatccacTACTACTTCACACTCAGCAGCTGCAGCTGCAGCAGTGAATCAGGATGTAACATTGAAATCACATTCCATAACAAGAAGTAAACCGTTACTAAAATTAAAACTATTAAACATTCTACGTCAAGGCGATCTCCAACTATTAACAACCCTATTAACATCCTCTCAATTCACTCCATTAAATGATCCAAACGTTCATGAAGTTACTAAACTAATATTAAACTACGCAGTCCAATTGGCTCCCACTCAACTAGTAAAAGATATAATCAATAACTTCATCAATCCTCAACCTTCAGAGAATCCACTAATAATTCTAGACATAAATCAAAGAGACAAAAATGGTAACACACCATTACATTTAGCAGCATATCAATCACGTAATGAAATTGTAACCATCTTAATGGATCACCCCAAGATTAACGATTGTCTATTAAACAACATGCATTTACAACCCATCGAAATGtgtaaaaatttaaataccgctcaattaattcaattcaaaagaTCCAATTACGTAGCTGAAATCGCTCAAGAATTTAGACTAGCTTTCAATAATAGAGATTTCAACCATTTAGAAACTATCTTAAATAACGATAGGAACGCtcaattattagatattaATGGCATGGACCCGGAAACAGGTGATACTGTATTACATGAATTCgtaaagaaaagagacGTAATTATGTGTAGATGGCTCTTAGAACATGGTGCTGATCCATTTAAAAGAGACGTCAAGGGGAAATTaccaataaatttaataccaaaaattaatgaaaatgaacaagCTTCAAATACTAAAATGGctattgatattgaattgaagaaattattagaaaaggCAATTAGAGAACAAAGCGTCATTGATATCACAAATGGTATCGCTCCTTCTCCTCTTAATACTGCCACAACAACTTCTCGTGACGATAACCTGGGTACaactacaacaacaacaacaacaacaacaacaaacaaaaatgatgcaaataataacattaacGCAAGATTGCATGAACCACCAACTTTTAAAggttatttgaaaaaatggaCAAATTTCGCTCAAGGTTATAAATTACGTTGGTTCATCTTAAGTGAAGATGGTAGGTTATCCTATTATATTGATCAATCAGATACTAAGAATGCATGTCGTGGTTCcttaaatttatcatcatgTAATTTACACCTGGATTCATCagagaaattgaaatttgaaatcatcGGTGGTACAAATGGTTCAATTAGATGGCATTTGAAAGGAAATCATCCAATTGAAACAAGTAGATGGGTTTGGACTATTCAAGGAGCAATTAGATTCGCTAAAGATAGAGAAATTATCATgaataagaaattaaataataatccaaATATGATTACTAATTCCACCATTCATTCATTACAACAAAATTCTCAAATTATTAGACAATCATCTGCCACAGTTGCTAATCATAATAACACTACGGGGGATCCGATGAAAACTCGTAAAAGAAAATCTACAAtgacatcatcatctactACAACTACTACTAATTCTGCAACTAAAccatctttattaaatgaaaatactAACGATAATGAACCAACTGTCGAAAACAGTACCAACTTACAAGAAAACTTAAATGACAACGAATCACATCAcaatgaacaagaagagGAGGATGAGCAGGAGgaggatgaagaagacGACGATGACGAAGACGAAGACGAcgacgatgacgatgacgacGATGACTTCCATGCAAACcataccaataataatgacgaAGAAGATGTAACAATAAATTATGGTCCATATTCTACAAAAGTACATATGTTACAAAGATCTATAACTATagaattaaattcattgacTGATCTTTTAAATGACGATGAGAATCCTACaaccaccaccaccaccaccaccacaaCGACGATCACTGAtcatgataatgatatgtGGGATACGATGAATCATTCAATAGATACAATTACTAAatgtttcaataaattgaatgatattaCCTCAAAAAgagataaaaaattattaaatatgttagataaacaaaaagatGTTAATAACGTTTGGattcaatcaatgaaagatttagaaatggaattaattgataaagataaaagatTAGTATCATtagataaagaaagaaaacatttaaaaaaaatgttacaaaaaaaattattagaaattGATACTACAACGAATGATTTAACAACTACTACAGGCACTACAACAAGATCAAGTTCAAATTTTAATCAACAATTATCGGAAACACAAACAAcagataataaatatactaaaatgatgaattcaaCAGAATCAAATGCACAAGGAAATATGGAATCACCGACTGATACATTGGAGGAAATTgcaaaatttattaacgCAACAAAGGATTCTGATGAAGATTcagatattgatgaattctTTGATGCAGAAGATGTTGTAGAATCTGATTCAGAACaggaacaagaacaagtaCAAGAACAAGACTCAACTAATACCACACCACAGCCAAAAATAGAACAATCTattgaagaacaagaaaccATCGTTGCTGAAAAAACAAATGAGccaatcaaaatatttaatactACTGtcaccaccaccaccactactactactaccGCTCTTACTCCGACAATAGAAACCGTCCAGTCATATGTCGGACctaatattaaaattgtCACtgaaattcaagaattgaataaaaagaaactaaTTGAAGAAGGCACATTTTTAGGTTACGAGGATGGtttaaggaaaaaattatctctggataaagatgaaagaCCAAAAGTTAGTCTTTGGTCCGttttaaaatcaatggTTGGTAAAGATATGACTAAGATGACATTACCTGTAACATTTAATGAACCCacatcattattacaaaGAGTTAGTGAAGATTTAGAATATAGTCAATTATTAGATCAAGCTGCCtcatttaatgattcaaCATTAAGATTACTTTACGTAGCAGCATTTAGTGCATCAATTTattcatcaacaacaaatagAATCGCTAAACCATTTAATCCATTATTAGGTGAAACATTCGAATATACAAATCCAAACGCGTCTTATAGATTCTTCACTGAACAAGTTTCTCATCATCCACCAATCTCTGCAACTTGGACTGAATCACCTAAATGGGATTTTTATGGTGAAAGTCGTGTGGAAATGAAATTTAATGGTAGATCATTTGGTGTTAAACATTTAGGTTTATGGTACATAAAAATGAGACCTGATAATAACAtgaatgaagaagaagaagaagaagaaatttataCGTTTAAGAAACCTGATAATTCTGTCATTGGTATTCTTGTTGGTAATCCACAATTAGATAATCATGGTGAGgttaaaattaaaaatcaTAAGACGGGCGATTATTgtatattgaattttaaaGCTCGTGGTTGGACTTCAGCGGGTGCATATGAAGTTAAAGGtgatatttataataaaaataatgaaaaaatttgggTTCTTGGTGGTCATTGGAATGATGCAATTTATGCGAAAAAGATCAccaataaaaatacaagcgatttgaaattggataataataataatattaataatctACATCCTAACACGAATTTATCGACAAacaataattcatcatcacgCGATAATGGACCAAGATATGATGGAACTAAATTTATGATTTGGAAAACAAATGAAAGAATAGAATCTCCATTTAATTTAACTCCATTTGCTATTACATTAAATGCTCCACAACCTCATTTAATTCCATATTTAGCTCCAACAGATTCTAGATTAAGACCTGATCAAAGAGCTATGGAAGATGGGAAATATGATATTGCAGCAGAGGAGAGAAATAGATTGGAAGAAAAGCAAAGAGCTGTACgtaaagaaagagaaaagacTGGTAAGAAATATCAACCACAATGGTTTGTTAAAGATGTTCATCCAGTGACTAATGAACCATATTGGAGATATAATGGAGaatattggaaattaaGGAAACAACataattttgaatcatGTCctgatatattttaa